Proteins co-encoded in one Nonlabens agnitus genomic window:
- the fbaA gene encoding class II fructose-bisphosphate aldolase, translated as MSHNIKPGVATGNQVQEIFNHAKANGYALPAVNVIGSSSVNAVLETAAQLKSPVIIQYSNGGSVFNAGKGLSNENQRAAILGGIAGAKHVHELAEAYGATVILHTDHCAKNLLPWIDGLLDASEARFRESGKSLYSSHMLDLSEEPLEENIEICKRYLERMSKMDMTLEIELGITGGEEDGVDNSDVDESKLYTQPEEVAYAYEELSKVSDKFTVAAAFGNVHGVYKPGNVKLTPKILKNSQEYITKKYGVEHNHIDFVFHGGSGSTVEEIREAIGYGVVKMNIDTDLQWAFADGIKKYMDSNDDFLKSQIGNSTGPDSPNKKYYDPRKWLRVGEESFKERLKKAFEDLNNVGTL; from the coding sequence ATGAGCCACAACATCAAGCCAGGCGTTGCCACAGGCAATCAAGTTCAAGAAATATTCAATCATGCAAAAGCAAATGGCTATGCATTACCAGCGGTAAATGTGATAGGATCCAGCTCTGTAAACGCGGTTTTGGAAACTGCTGCACAACTTAAGTCACCTGTCATTATACAGTACTCCAACGGTGGTTCTGTATTTAACGCCGGTAAAGGCTTGAGCAACGAGAACCAGCGTGCGGCCATTTTGGGTGGTATTGCCGGTGCTAAGCATGTACACGAACTTGCAGAAGCTTACGGCGCAACGGTAATTCTACACACAGACCACTGTGCAAAGAATCTATTGCCATGGATTGATGGTTTGCTGGATGCTAGTGAGGCACGCTTTCGCGAAAGCGGAAAAAGTTTATACTCCTCGCACATGTTAGACCTAAGTGAAGAACCACTGGAAGAGAACATCGAGATTTGTAAAAGATATCTGGAGCGCATGTCAAAAATGGACATGACGCTTGAAATTGAGCTAGGGATTACTGGTGGTGAAGAGGATGGTGTTGATAACAGCGATGTTGACGAGTCAAAATTATATACCCAACCAGAAGAAGTCGCTTATGCTTATGAAGAGCTAAGCAAAGTGAGTGATAAGTTCACGGTGGCAGCAGCCTTTGGTAACGTTCATGGAGTTTACAAGCCAGGTAACGTAAAGCTTACTCCTAAAATCTTGAAGAACTCTCAAGAATACATCACCAAAAAATATGGTGTGGAGCACAATCACATTGACTTTGTATTTCACGGTGGTTCTGGTTCTACAGTAGAAGAAATACGTGAAGCAATAGGTTATGGTGTAGTCAAAATGAACATTGATACAGATCTTCAATGGGCATTTGCTGACGGCATCAAAAAATATATGGACAGCAACGACGACTTCCTAAAATCCCAAATAGGAAATTCAACAGGTCCAGATTCCCCTAACAAGAAATATTACGATCCACGCAAATGGTTGCGCGTAGGAGAAGAGTCTTTCAAAGAGCGCTTGAAAAAAGCCTTTGAAGATTTAAATAATGTAGGAACACTTTAA
- the tamL gene encoding translocation and assembly module lipoprotein TamL, whose protein sequence is MGIKRLHAKIGLIVTLIIFSVSCSTIRRVPDGRKLLLENNIIVDSLAPEDDRVANLPIQQPNQGIGFFPLRLHIYNLARPHRDSIYLKWMQENPKQLERRIDLLSEKQTMQLGEGLVAFNQWLKRTGQAPVLVDENTSKKSSERLRQWYWNQGWFNTEVNEETVDAKREKRARVNYYVQRHQPYIVDSINSKISTPVIDSLYEANKNISLLEKGRQYYTGDINAERDRLYKLFRNNGAIHMEKEFIKFEGDTVNTDHKANLTLIIRDREIEDADSTVRVPFQLHKISQVHILPDYQREQDSIIPDTVHYKGYKIIRNSKLKYSNRVLTDAVFFEPDFIYRDLDRDRTYKRITELNSFLYPSITYVEDPADSTGNNLIANILLTSKKKYNLVFGTEASHSNIQSFGVGLNSSFLVRNVFKGSELLSITFRGNIGASSNNATGDSRFFDLQELGADASLIFPRLFFPLETDGVIPKYMSPATNLSLGFVSQTNIGLDRQSVNGALSYRWQQTPIKSTRFDLINAQYVRNLDPQDFFNVYRSSYTSLNDIAMDLNITDPTYVNDENDLSVPEGTNQFINDALQGNFNTNASQLEDIRNINERRDRLVQNNLIIASSYNWIRNNKQGIYDEDYSRFSVRLESAGNLIAGVSSLLNADRNENGNRRVFGVEFSQYLKPEIEYIKHWEYDNKNVLAIKALGGIAVPYGNSDNIPFIRSFFAGGPNDNRAWQAYELGPGSTGGLNDFNVANMKLAFNAEYRFQLLGAFKGAIFTDIGNIWNVADSEEDPRAVFNEFQDLENLAIGSGFGVRYDFGFFVLRFDIGFKTYNPALSKDRRWFTEYNFANSVLNVGINYPF, encoded by the coding sequence ATGGGAATAAAACGACTTCACGCAAAAATAGGCTTAATTGTTACGCTTATTATTTTTTCAGTATCGTGTAGCACGATCAGAAGAGTTCCCGATGGTCGTAAGCTTCTTTTAGAGAACAACATTATCGTGGACAGCCTTGCTCCTGAAGATGACCGTGTGGCAAATCTACCTATACAGCAGCCTAATCAAGGCATAGGGTTTTTCCCTTTGAGACTTCACATTTATAATCTCGCCAGACCGCACCGTGATTCCATATACCTTAAATGGATGCAAGAAAATCCTAAGCAATTGGAGAGAAGAATTGATTTGTTATCTGAAAAACAAACCATGCAACTGGGTGAAGGGCTGGTTGCTTTTAACCAGTGGTTGAAGCGTACAGGTCAAGCACCTGTGCTGGTGGATGAAAATACAAGTAAAAAATCGTCAGAGCGTCTCAGACAATGGTATTGGAATCAAGGTTGGTTCAACACAGAAGTTAACGAAGAAACCGTTGATGCCAAAAGAGAAAAACGAGCTCGTGTCAATTATTATGTACAACGTCACCAACCGTATATTGTTGACAGCATCAACAGCAAGATCTCCACTCCTGTCATTGACTCTTTATATGAAGCCAATAAGAACATTAGCTTACTGGAAAAAGGAAGGCAATATTACACAGGAGACATCAATGCAGAGCGTGATAGGCTTTACAAACTGTTCCGTAACAATGGCGCCATCCATATGGAAAAGGAATTTATCAAATTTGAAGGCGATACCGTAAACACAGATCACAAAGCCAATCTTACCTTGATCATCAGAGATCGCGAAATTGAAGATGCTGATTCCACAGTAAGAGTCCCTTTCCAACTACATAAAATAAGTCAGGTTCACATTCTTCCCGATTATCAAAGGGAACAAGACAGTATTATACCAGATACTGTTCATTACAAGGGTTATAAAATCATACGCAACAGCAAATTAAAATATAGCAATCGTGTGTTGACAGACGCTGTTTTCTTTGAGCCAGATTTTATTTATAGAGACCTAGATAGAGACCGCACGTACAAAAGAATAACGGAACTGAACAGCTTCCTATATCCCAGTATTACCTATGTAGAGGATCCAGCAGATTCTACTGGAAATAATCTGATCGCAAACATATTACTTACTTCAAAGAAAAAGTATAACCTCGTTTTTGGTACTGAGGCTTCACACAGTAATATCCAATCTTTTGGAGTTGGTCTTAATTCATCTTTTTTAGTTAGGAATGTTTTTAAAGGCAGTGAGTTATTGAGCATCACATTTAGGGGTAACATAGGGGCAAGTTCCAACAATGCTACCGGCGATTCTAGGTTTTTTGACCTTCAGGAATTAGGAGCAGATGCCAGCCTTATATTCCCTAGACTATTCTTCCCACTGGAAACTGATGGAGTTATTCCTAAATACATGTCTCCTGCCACCAATCTTTCCCTTGGTTTTGTTTCCCAAACCAATATTGGTCTGGACCGCCAAAGCGTGAACGGCGCTTTGAGCTATCGATGGCAGCAAACACCTATCAAGAGTACGAGGTTTGATTTGATCAACGCCCAGTATGTACGCAATCTAGATCCGCAGGATTTTTTCAACGTTTATCGCAGCAGTTACACCAGCCTTAATGATATCGCCATGGATCTCAACATTACAGATCCTACTTATGTAAATGATGAAAATGACCTCAGCGTTCCTGAAGGTACTAACCAATTCATCAACGATGCCCTGCAAGGAAACTTCAACACAAACGCATCACAGCTGGAAGACATTAGAAATATTAATGAGCGACGTGATCGATTGGTACAGAACAATTTGATTATAGCAAGTTCCTACAACTGGATAAGAAACAACAAGCAAGGAATTTACGACGAGGACTATTCAAGATTTAGCGTGCGTCTGGAAAGTGCAGGTAACCTGATTGCTGGAGTGTCGAGCCTACTCAACGCAGACCGCAATGAGAATGGGAATAGACGCGTTTTTGGTGTAGAGTTTTCGCAATATCTAAAGCCTGAAATTGAGTACATCAAGCACTGGGAATATGATAATAAAAACGTTTTAGCTATAAAAGCTTTGGGCGGTATCGCTGTGCCTTATGGCAATTCAGACAACATTCCCTTCATTAGGTCCTTTTTTGCTGGTGGTCCCAACGATAATCGCGCCTGGCAAGCGTATGAACTAGGTCCAGGAAGCACTGGTGGGCTCAACGATTTTAATGTTGCCAATATGAAGCTCGCCTTCAATGCAGAATATAGATTCCAGCTGTTGGGAGCATTTAAGGGCGCCATTTTTACTGATATTGGAAACATTTGGAACGTGGCAGACAGTGAGGAAGATCCGCGAGCTGTATTTAACGAGTTTCAAGATCTGGAGAATCTAGCGATAGGATCTGGATTTGGAGTGCGATATGACTTTGGGTTTTTCGTACTGCGATTTGATATAGGATTCAAAACATACAATCCAGCGCTATCTAAGGATCGCAGATGGTTTACAGAATATAATTTTGCCAACTCTGTTCTTAACGTGGGAATCAACTATCCTTTCTAG
- the rpsO gene encoding 30S ribosomal protein S15 — protein sequence MYLAPEKKAEIFSKYGKSANDTGNTDAQIALFTYRINHLTEHLKNNRHDYNTERSLVKLVGKRRSLLDYKMKKDIVAYRELIKELGIRK from the coding sequence ATGTATTTAGCACCAGAAAAAAAAGCTGAAATCTTCTCAAAGTACGGGAAATCAGCAAACGATACCGGTAACACAGACGCGCAAATCGCATTGTTTACCTACCGTATCAACCACTTGACAGAACACCTTAAGAACAATCGCCACGACTACAACACAGAGCGTAGCCTTGTGAAACTCGTAGGAAAGCGTCGCTCTCTTCTTGATTACAAAATGAAGAAAGACATTGTTGCTTATCGTGAGTTGATTAAGGAACTAGGTATTAGAAAGTAA
- the accD gene encoding acetyl-CoA carboxylase, carboxyltransferase subunit beta — protein MAWFKREKKGITTPTEAKKDTPKGLWYKSPTGKIVDSEQLKNNFYVSPEDGYHVRIGSKEYFEILFDNNQFKELNPNITSKDPLKFTDTKKYTDRLDAAQSKTGLKDAVRTAVGKSNGHDLVVACMDFAFIGGSMGSVVGEKIARAADYSLKNNIPFMIISKSGGARMMEAALSLMQLAKTSAKLAQLSDAGIPYISLCTDPTTGGTTASFAMLGDINIGEPGALIAFAGPRVVRDTTGKELPEGFQTAEFLLEKGFLDFIVPRPQLKKKVNQYLDLILNREVKVA, from the coding sequence ATGGCTTGGTTTAAAAGAGAGAAAAAGGGAATTACCACACCTACTGAGGCAAAGAAAGACACGCCTAAAGGTTTATGGTATAAGTCACCTACCGGTAAAATCGTAGATTCTGAACAGCTTAAAAACAACTTTTATGTGAGTCCAGAAGACGGGTATCATGTTAGAATAGGCAGTAAGGAATATTTTGAAATCCTTTTTGACAACAACCAGTTCAAAGAGCTCAACCCTAACATCACTTCAAAAGATCCATTGAAGTTTACCGATACTAAAAAGTATACGGACAGACTTGACGCTGCCCAGTCCAAGACAGGATTGAAAGATGCGGTACGTACTGCTGTAGGTAAATCAAACGGTCATGATCTTGTGGTGGCTTGTATGGACTTTGCTTTTATTGGTGGATCCATGGGAAGCGTGGTAGGAGAAAAAATAGCCCGTGCTGCAGACTATTCGCTTAAAAACAATATTCCATTTATGATCATCTCTAAATCTGGAGGTGCTCGTATGATGGAAGCAGCATTGTCTCTGATGCAACTGGCTAAAACCAGCGCAAAACTCGCCCAGCTTTCTGACGCTGGCATACCATACATTTCATTGTGTACTGATCCAACTACTGGTGGTACGACAGCATCTTTTGCGATGTTGGGTGACATAAACATAGGTGAACCTGGCGCATTGATTGCTTTTGCTGGACCACGTGTCGTTCGTGACACTACTGGTAAGGAATTGCCAGAAGGTTTTCAAACAGCAGAGTTTCTTTTGGAAAAAGGCTTCCTAGACTTTATCGTACCACGCCCACAGTTAAAGAAAAAAGTAAATCAATATCTAGACTTGATCTTGAACCGAGAGGTTAAGGTGGCTTAG
- a CDS encoding polyribonucleotide nucleotidyltransferase → MKPQVFKQVIKMANGPDITIETGALAKQAHGSVVITCGKAMLLGTVVSSYKSTGLDFLPLTVDYREKFAAAGKYPGGFFKREARPNDGEVLTMRLVDRVLRPLFPKDYHAEVQVMIQLMSHDDEVMPDAMAGLAASAAIQLSDLPFECPISEVRVARVDGEFVINPSYAQLEVADLEMMIGASADSVMMVEGEMEEISEEDMIAAIKAAHEAIKDQCAAQVALAEQVGKKEVREYEGEREDADIEAKVAELAYQKVYDVAKLGSAKHERSAAFSEIKEEIKAQFSEEDQEANGDLISKYFNKTHKKAVRDVLLNEGIRLDGRKTTDIRDIWCEVDYLPSTHGSAIFSRGETQALATVTLGTSRDANIIDMASQEGEERFYLHYNFPPFSTGEARPLRGTSRREIGHGNLAQRALKRMLPSDLPYTVRVVSEVLESNGSSSMATVCAGTMALMDAGLPMKKPVSGIAMGLITEGDKYAVLSDILGDEDHLGDMDFKVTGTADGITACQMDIKVKGLSYEILTNALMQAKEGRMHILGKLTDTIAAPAADVKPHAPKMESMEIEGKYIGAVIGPGGKVIQELQKETDTVINIKEENEMGIIEIAGTDRAKIEDALERIQNIIFEPTVGETYHVKVVKMLDFGAVVEFKPGKETLLHVSEFDYKRIEDPSTVLKVGDTLDVKYMGVDPRTKKQKVSRKETLPKPEGWTERPPRKRDDSRGGRDDRRSGGRRDDRRSNDRPRRSNDDDKSED, encoded by the coding sequence ATGAAACCACAAGTTTTTAAACAAGTGATTAAGATGGCCAATGGGCCAGACATCACTATTGAAACTGGAGCGCTTGCAAAACAAGCACATGGATCTGTTGTGATCACATGTGGTAAAGCAATGCTTCTAGGAACTGTAGTGTCCAGCTACAAATCTACTGGACTAGATTTCCTTCCACTTACCGTAGACTACCGTGAGAAATTTGCCGCAGCTGGTAAATATCCAGGTGGATTCTTTAAACGTGAGGCACGTCCCAATGATGGTGAGGTTCTTACCATGCGTCTTGTAGACCGTGTATTGCGCCCATTGTTCCCTAAAGATTACCATGCAGAGGTACAGGTAATGATCCAACTCATGTCTCATGACGATGAGGTAATGCCAGATGCTATGGCAGGACTTGCCGCTAGTGCTGCAATTCAGCTTTCTGACCTTCCTTTTGAATGCCCTATTTCTGAAGTACGTGTGGCACGTGTTGATGGCGAGTTCGTGATCAACCCAAGCTATGCACAACTAGAAGTAGCAGATCTTGAAATGATGATAGGTGCGAGCGCAGACAGCGTGATGATGGTAGAAGGTGAAATGGAAGAGATCTCTGAAGAAGATATGATCGCTGCCATTAAAGCCGCTCATGAAGCTATTAAAGACCAATGTGCTGCCCAAGTTGCCCTTGCTGAGCAAGTAGGCAAAAAAGAAGTACGTGAGTACGAAGGCGAGCGTGAGGATGCAGATATCGAGGCTAAAGTAGCAGAACTTGCCTACCAAAAAGTCTATGATGTTGCAAAACTGGGAAGTGCTAAGCACGAGCGTAGCGCGGCCTTCAGCGAGATCAAGGAAGAAATCAAGGCTCAATTCTCAGAAGAAGATCAAGAAGCTAACGGTGATTTGATCTCTAAGTATTTCAATAAGACCCACAAGAAAGCAGTACGTGATGTATTGTTGAATGAAGGTATACGTTTAGATGGTCGTAAGACGACAGACATACGTGATATCTGGTGTGAGGTAGATTACCTTCCATCTACTCACGGTAGTGCGATTTTCTCTCGCGGAGAAACACAAGCTCTAGCCACAGTAACACTGGGAACTTCAAGAGATGCCAATATCATTGATATGGCTTCACAAGAAGGTGAAGAGCGTTTCTACTTACACTACAATTTCCCACCATTCTCTACTGGAGAAGCTCGTCCACTACGTGGAACTTCCCGTCGTGAGATAGGTCACGGTAACTTGGCGCAACGTGCATTGAAAAGAATGCTTCCATCAGATCTACCTTATACGGTAAGAGTGGTGTCCGAAGTTTTGGAATCTAACGGTTCTTCTTCTATGGCAACGGTTTGTGCTGGTACCATGGCATTGATGGACGCTGGTCTACCTATGAAGAAACCAGTTTCTGGTATTGCCATGGGATTGATTACAGAAGGTGATAAGTATGCGGTATTGTCTGACATCCTTGGTGATGAAGATCACTTGGGTGACATGGACTTTAAAGTTACTGGTACTGCAGACGGTATCACGGCTTGTCAAATGGACATTAAGGTAAAAGGACTTTCCTATGAAATCCTAACCAATGCACTGATGCAGGCTAAAGAAGGCCGTATGCACATTCTAGGAAAGCTGACTGACACGATTGCCGCTCCTGCTGCAGATGTGAAGCCACACGCTCCTAAGATGGAATCTATGGAGATTGAAGGTAAGTACATTGGTGCTGTGATAGGACCTGGCGGAAAAGTAATTCAAGAATTACAGAAAGAAACCGATACGGTCATCAACATCAAGGAAGAGAATGAGATGGGTATTATCGAGATCGCTGGTACAGACCGTGCCAAGATCGAGGACGCTCTTGAGCGTATCCAGAACATCATCTTTGAACCAACAGTTGGCGAGACGTACCATGTAAAAGTGGTGAAGATGTTAGACTTTGGTGCAGTGGTAGAATTCAAGCCTGGCAAAGAAACGTTACTTCACGTGAGTGAGTTTGATTACAAGCGTATTGAAGATCCTTCTACGGTACTTAAAGTAGGCGATACTCTAGATGTTAAATACATGGGTGTAGATCCACGTACCAAGAAGCAAAAAGTTTCCCGTAAGGAAACATTACCTAAACCAGAAGGCTGGACAGAACGTCCACCACGCAAGCGTGACGACAGTCGCGGTGGCCGTGATGATCGCCGTAGTGGTGGCCGTCGCGATGACCGCAGATCTAACGATCGCCCACGTCGCAGCAATGATGACGATAAATCTGAGGATTAA